A region from the Drosophila ananassae strain 14024-0371.13 chromosome 2L, ASM1763931v2, whole genome shotgun sequence genome encodes:
- the LOC6500372 gene encoding acyl-CoA Delta-9 desaturase gives MTPNIIGSTFILAETTIADGNNNKMAAKPSATATAAPSAASSTTPTQKASKKLETVAESKQPAAKPYKMEIVWLNVGLFIILHSMALYGLYLIFAENAYLELLPVYVTMFIGGLGITAGVHRLWSHKAYKAKLPLRIFLMLCQSLAFQNSIWEWTRDHRVHHKFTDTHADPHNSRRGFFFAHMGWLMCKKHPDVTSKGKQISMEDIEQDPVVMFQKKYYFVVMPICCFVLPMIFPYYVMGSSLRVCFFTCSMLRFCLSLHFTWLVNSAAHFYGMKPYDVNVSAMNNKLVSTLTIGEGWHNYHHVFPWDYKAAELGTYSFNWSTAFIDLMAKIGQAYDLKFVSQEMVYKRVLRTGDGSHVAALLDANNNNAMPTSELVAHLDHDLEEHAIWGWDDKDISEEDRKGANVVNKESECKQD, from the exons ATGACACCCAACATAATAGGAAGCACTTTCATATTAGCCGAGACGACCATTGCCgatggcaacaacaacaagatggCCGCCAAACCTTCCGCTACCGCCACTGCTGCCCCTTCTGCCGCCTCCTCGACCACGCCCACCCAAAAGGCCTCGAAGAAACTGGAAACGGTGGCCGAATCCAAGCAGCCTGCTGCCAAGCCCTACAAAATGGAGATCGTCTGGCTCAACGTGGGTCTCTTCATCATCCTTCACTCGATGGCCTTGTATGGACTGTACCTGATCTTCGCCGAGAATGCATATCTGGAGCTCTTGCCTG tttACGTCACCATGTTCATTGGCGGTTTGGGCATCACGGCTGGAGTCCATCGTCTGTGGTCGCATAAGGCCTACAAAGCAAAGCTGCCTCTCCGCATCTTCCTCATGCTGTGCCAGTCGCTGGCCTTCCAGAACAGCATCTGGGAGTGGACCCGTGATCACCGTGTCCACCACAAGTTCACCGACACACACGCCGATCCCCACAACTCCCGTCGCGGTTTCTTTTTCGCCCACATGGGATGGCTGATGTGCAAGAAGCACCCCGACGTGACCTCCAAGGGCAAGCAGATTTCCATGGAGGACATTGAGCAGGATCCCGTTGTTATGTTCCAGAAGAA ATACTACTTTGTTGTGATGCCTATCTGCTGCTTCGTTCTGCCCATGATCTTCCCCTACTATGTGATGGGTAGCTCCCTCCGCGTGTGCTTCTTCACCTGCTCCATGCTCCGGTTCTGCCTGTCGTTGCACTTCACCTGGCTGGTGAACAGCGCCGCCCACTTCTATGGCATGAAGCCCTACGACGTGAACGTCAGTGCGATGAACAACAAGCTGGTGTCCACTTTGACCATCGGCGAGGGATGGCACAACTACCACCACGTCTTCCCCTGGGACTACAAGGCAGCTGAGCTTGGAACCTACAGCTTCAACTGGTCAACTGCCTTCATTGATCTGATGGCCAAGATCG GACAAGCCTACGACCTGAAGTTTGTGTCCCAGGAGATGGTCTACAAGCGAGTGCTCCGCACTGGCGATGGCTCTCATGTCGCCGCCTTGCTGGATGCCAATAACAACAACGCCATGCCCACCAGCGAACTGGTGGCTCATTTGGATCACGACCTGGAGGAGCACGCCATCTGGGGCTGGGACGACAAGGATATCAGCGAGGAGGACCGCAAGGGTGCCAATGTGGTAAACAAGGAGTCCGAGTGCAAACAGGACTAG
- the LOC6500180 gene encoding uncharacterized protein LOC6500180 — protein MHPTSRRSLSWHILLALCLCLFLKSHLLHSQATEDTNPLMAGRAQSANSVSYFRASIPMRIYECLREFPMLHCTKLYVLQKMEERRQMPNTGNLTRDFVDQFFGEETQMGSLVSQKYQHMSEKDLNQRLVVNFQRFFKHRDLKLHFLQGMLVKIVPSKDNKLKFSIKKTPKSRMGRARRRDTEESELNLLNLPSIGGGGATSSSVENYEPEAEGDSKQQGILGGVGGVPGGDGGGGGHLGKRKKKNSYKVTMMQVAVPMLIFPVVLLGSLLPFILPALKMATILSLVMNNGAFMAALLYAARTQFNTHEEQHISYS, from the exons atgcatcCCACCTCGAGAAGATCCTTATCCTGGCACATCCTGCTTGCACTGTGTCTGTGTCTCTTCCTCAAATCCCACTTACTCCACAGTCAAGCCACCGAAGACACGAACCCCCTGATGGCAGGCCGCGCACAATCGGCGAACAGTGTGTCATACTTTAGGGCGTCGATTCCAATGCGGATCTACGAATGTCTCCGCGAGTTCCCCATGCTGCACTGCACCAAGTTGTACGTGCTCCAGAAGATGGAGGAGCGCCGCCAAATGCCCAACACCGGCAACCTGACCCGCGATTTCGTAGACCAGTTCTTCGGCGAGGAGACCCAGATGGGCAGCCTGGTCAGCCAAAAGTACCAGCACATGTCCGAGAAGGATCTCAATCAGAGGCTGGTGGTCAATTTCCAGCGATTCTTCAAGCATCGCGACCTCAAGCTGCACTTCCTTCAAGGGATGCTCGTCAAGATAGTGCCCAGCAAGGACAACAAGTTGAAGTTTTCGATAAAAAAAA CTCCCAAATCCAGGATGGGCAGAGCCCGCCGCCGTGACACTGAGGAATCGGAGCTTAACCTTTTGAATCTGCCCTCAATCGGAGGTGGTGGTGCCACCAGCAGCAGCGTCGAGAACTACGAACCAGAGGCGGAGGGCGACTCCAAGCAGCAGGGCATTTTGGGTGGCGTTGGGGGCGTGCCGGGAGGAGATGGTGGGGGCGGTGGGCATCTGGGAAAGCGGAAGAAGAAGAACTCGTATAAGGTAACAATGATGCAGGTGGCCGTGCCCATGTTGATTTTTCCGGTGGTGCTGCTGGGCAGCCTCCTGCCCTTCATCCTGCCCGCGCTCAAAATGGCCACAATCCTGTCGCTGGTGATGAATAACGGTGCCTTCATGGCCGCCCTCCTGTATGCCGCCCGCACCCAGTTCAACACCCACGAGGAGCAGCACATCAGCTACAGTTAG
- the LOC6500179 gene encoding protein apnoia, with product MAANQKIVLAFVCLFVACDLAMAQQQAANSSDADSDVAESRTFGHHFLRRISFALVPGAFVVGVITTLLAALTVVSIKGLGVGVILLILAIGQMLSRALPVQAAAAYAAAPVAAPVPVVYSHSHTQQPVWLEKEW from the exons ATGGCCGCCAACCAGAAAATTGTTTTAGCTTTTGTGTGCCTTTTTGTGGCCTGTGATTTGGCAATGGCCCAGCAGCAGGCCGCCAACAGCTCGGATGCGGATTCGGATGTGGCTG AGAGCCGTACCTTTGGCCACCACTTCCTGCGTCGCATCAGCTTTGCCTTGGTGCCCGGCGCTTTTGTCGTGGGCGTGATCACCACCCTCCTGGCGGCCTTGACAGTGGTTTCCATCAAGGGTCTGGGTGTTGGCGTAATCCTACTGATTCTGGCCATCGGTCAGATGCTTTCCCGTGCCCTTCCCGTCCAGGCAGCTGCCGCTTATGCCGCAGCCCCCGTGGCAGCCCCAGTGCCCGTGGTTTACTCCCACTCTCACACCCAGCAGCCCGTCTGGCTGGAAAAGGAGTGGTAG